The Hippoglossus hippoglossus isolate fHipHip1 chromosome 16, fHipHip1.pri, whole genome shotgun sequence genomic sequence AGCCCCGCAGCACCAGGCCGTCTGTGTTCACCTGGACGGACAAACCCATTGAGATATTCATAAATCTAAAGGGAGCCAAAAACCCACTGAAGCTAATTTTAACATGGACGATCATTTACCTTTCCACTGGGTCTGAACACAATGGACTTGTTCTCATCATACTCCAAACTGTGGGGGGGGcaaagtgagaaagagaagattAAAACATTGgtgcaaatatttaaaaaaaatacttttcttgAACTTGAACAGATTCAAACTGTAGGCTTTAGTTATCAACAGTTACATTCTAGATTATCCTCTTTCTAAACAGCACTTAACTTCTGTGTAATTATGACAAAAGCATTGTCATTGTGCCACAAATCTTCCCCttctctcatttcctgtcagcTCTCTATTTACGTGGCGATTAGGACCCAcaaaatggttttatttcaaCTAAGCAGATGTATATTGCTTGTATTTTGTTTCACAAGACAACCTTGCCTCCTCAGACCTCTGTGAATTATTGAAATTAATTGATCTGAGAAGGAAGATTCTGTCCTCGGTTGAACTTAATTGGGAGAGAATCACACACCATAAAAATAACATGTAATGCAGctattaacaacaacaacatgccattaaaaatgtatcttgcttaaaaaccaaacacactAGTGTTATCACCAGATCACCACACCAGCTGACCAAACTGATTCTTGGGCTAagaaatatttgtcaaatatttCAGTCATATCTATTTATGTTGTGgatgatatttaaatattaatgagaCAGGTTAAAAAATATCTCCTTCCCACGAGGTCCCATTAAGAATGTTCTCTTACGCAATGGACACTTCTAAATAAAGATTTATACTCTGGTGTCACGAAGCACACCTCTTTTATTATGAGGTGAGAATAAAAATGCTTGGCTGTATTTCAGTGGGACCTCTAAGTCTTTGTGTCACTTGTAGTTACTGTGGGTGGGGTTGAGTTTCTGGAGAGACCAGTTAGCCAGCATAGGAACAAAGAGAACTGATTATGGGTGGGTGCAGCCCGGCCTCTGAGAACCAGGTTCAGATGCTACCGTGACTGGCTTTACAGGTGAGACAGACTCAAGCACTTTTAGGACCGGACAAGGATATGCAGAAatggaaaaggaggagaggcttggagggaaacagaaacataacGTGAAGAGTGAAAATCCTTCCGACCTGCCCAGTCTGTTGAAGGCGGGGCTGTTGGGTTTGGCCACATTATTGAAGAACAGCTCCAACTGGAAGGCGTGAGGAGACGTCTCCCTGGAAACATAGAAGCACATGTACAGTGATGAGATTTTATTCACAAGACTTCGACAGTAATGAGTTGTACATGAACATAGGGGTGGGCAATAAAATAACAATCATTACGTGGACCCTTTATGGGTACACCTGCAAAATCTATTATAATTCAATGCAACACATCTGCTATGAAttctaaacattttaaagagcaTAATGTCccaatttatttgacattttcagaaatgtgttAAGTAATTTATATGGATTTATTGTTGAGGTTGGTTGTGCTATACTGGATGACATGTATCATGACCTGACTTGACATGTTGCTATTGTTTATGTCCTCTCTGGTTTACCAAGTGTGAACCATGGGGATATCAAGTGTAGTGTgtgacatacatttttttttttcgtcaaAGAGATTTCCCATACTGTTTATGCTTTAACATAGCTAAGATTATAATAAATCAAAGGACAACAAATATGTTCCAAACTACAAGgacatcaatatatatatatatatctggtGTAATGATGTATGTCCATGTTGATCAGTTTGTGCACTGTTAAGCACTGAGACCATTCATCCAGTTAAATTACTTCACACATTTACCCAACAGGCTCAGTGAGAATCAGGACCTGCTCAACAATAGAGATCAGGTGTCAAACTcactcatgtgtttttttaatgcagtgGACCTTTCCATTTCCTACAGGCGCACATATATCTCAGGTATctgtagaaaacaaacatctctgaAGGCGATCATAAGCAATGAGGTTCAGGGTTTCAAGCCAATAGAGATGCTCCAATCACGCCTTTCTCAACCAAAGCAGTTCTGATACTTGGTCTTAGGGTATCTGTCGATACCAAGGATGGCTCATGTTCCAACACTCTTATTTTCTCAAACGTAAATAATAATAGAGACTAAGAcaggaaaatatttttattttgaattggAAACACTGGTACTGCTCCAGTGTATCAGACTGGTACATCTGTGCAAAAAAGATTTACGACATTATTTCACCACACAATACGTCAGAGAGACTCAACGAAAACATCAACCGTACAGCCAGTGTCATTAACTAACAATAGCTTTCctctaaaacacaaacaaggagTCCTACAACATAAGGAACTGCCCCCGTAGAGTCAACATTTGGCAAATTCTTCCAGATGCCTGAATCAATCTTCCTGAAAACTGctattttaaaagcaaaagaCGGTAACatcaaatattgatttgatttaggTGTATGTGCTTAAAATAGACAAACAATGACACCACTGTTGTGgcattattttttaaagcttaatTTAGTAGTGCCTAAGAAGTGTTGTACAGCACTGAATATTCAGTTGCCTTTTTGTTGAGTCTACCACTAAACAGTATTAAGTGTACTGTTCTtaagataaataatatatttagaAACTATATTTACAGTGTAGTCTGTGAAATCTGATAAATTGAGGGTCTTGTTAGTATACAATGCTTGGATTAATtattaggaaaaaaaaagttgaaccATCACCCCCAAAACAAAACCTGACCACTGCAGACAGCCATGATGGTGTGATCCACTGCAGGGCTGTTAGATTAGACTGTATTATTTTCACATAGATGAACCCAATGAGATGtcagctgaatgtgtgtgtgtgtgtgtgcgtgtagctCTTACCCAAAAGCTCTGCTGTCAGGTACGTTACTGTGAGCTTTGATTCCTGGAGGAATGACCCGCACCTCTGTGACCAGCACCCCGCAAGGAAACCGCACCACATCCACGTTGGTTAGCTGAGTGGAAACGATCgtaaatgaacacaaacatacagataATCCAGAGCAGATGAGTAACCTGTGCGGCTCCATCTGAGATAAACATGGCCAGGCTGGGACTTAACGGTTAGCATTAGCCACCTGGCtagcaacacaacaaactacgACAGGAGGCAACAGAAAGCAGCTGCAGTTACATGACTGTGTTAGTAAAACCACATTGCAAGCGTGTATTTCGATGCATTTAAATGTGCATGTATGAAGTGTGAGGTTCAATAAAAGCTGTGAACTGCAGCGTTAACGTGCGCTTCTGTTAGCCAGGCTAACATCGTTAGCTTGGAAGTTAGGCATCACTGTCCCAAACTCCAGAATAAACCAGATGTATATTTTGAATGCGGGCAGCTCTGTAGGGAATCGAACAGCGGTGTGTGGATGCCTCAGGACAGTTACCTCTGCATTCTGGTGTTTAAACGTATCTAGAAACAGAAGCTCCGTGGCGATATCCCCCGCCATTGCTTCTTCTGCTGTCGCTCGGGCCAGGGGGTAAACTTCCGGGTGGAAGAACACTTCCGGAGCAAATTCAGCTCCAggaagggaaacaaacaaagaaatacaggcaacataaacaaacaaaaacacgcatgatataattatattttttttctttaaaaaaaaacaacatataccTTTTATCTCTATAAGTGTAAAATATATGTAATTgcataatcatcatcatcattattattattattattattattattattattattattattattattattactgttgttgttgttgttgttattgttattaataataataattacaataataaaaaagtgaaGGGAAAGCACTAGCTAAGTTGTCAGACATATACTAATATATATTAATGATAATCAaatcttaaaatatattaaagtcAACTTTATTATCATTGCTGCTAGGATTGAAATATCGTTTCTCTCTGATGCCTTAAcataagtagacagaacatataagtgTGCAACATATTGagtactcaaaacatagtacatAGTACAACATAGTACAGTCAAAAGGCACACAGTGGATAGGATGAGAGTGGTGCAAACCCTTGAGATTGAATGAGAAATATACTATATTATCTAATAATTTGATAATGTCAAATTTCTCTCAGTTAAACGAGGGTGAAAATACAGTTTATCATTTATATTGGGACTTATGCTACAATAAAATGTGGTGTTTGATTATAATGAATTCTCTTCTTATTTTTGGTTATTTAGTGCAATAATTGTAGCCTGTGTGAGAAGAGGTATATTTAATTGTTTCATTATATAATGATAGTTTATAGATGATATACAAACAGTGTATCAGTTGATTAACtaatacaaaatttaaaatgataaagcTTTGTACTTGCAGTAGCTAATTTCTgcattgattattgatttttctttattgGTTGATTGACCTCTGTGTTGATACACATAACCTAAATAGTAAAcgatatattatgtatttacattactaaaaacaataaacatagAAAAGGGACATTTGGGCTGATCTGTAAACGTTTATGGTTttgatgttttctcttcttATAATAGGTGACGACCTGCCGGGGCCCCTCACATCCTTCTCCATAACAGAAAAAGCATATACAGATGTATAATGTGTCCGTCCTCCCTGCTCTGCCACGTCCCGACATGTAAAGCACCTGGAGGAGGGCGGGGCCAGGTAGAGGGTCACGTGGTCGCACAGGTAGACGCTGCTCTACAAAACCCGGGGGGCAGGTTCAGCCATTACTCCGAGATGGTGACTGCGGGAGGTTTCGCTTGATCCTTCACACGCGACGAAACCTGGATTTACTGGAGCTCTCACCTTTTACGCTCAGGTGTCGTTTGTACCTCTCGCCTCCCGCCCCTGCGTCTCCTCTCCGTATCCCGAGTCACCGTTCGCTACCCTCGAGTAGCACTCCTTTAAGTTTTTGCCCCCGTGTTTTCTGTTGTCGGACGGAGTGCCTGTGCTCAGATGACGGCGCAGGTAGATTACCTGGTTGTGGCTTTCGCCGCCACATCTGGCGCCAGCGGGGACCTGCTGGGATCCGACGAGAAGGAGCTGGTGCAGTTGGTCTGGCAGCTGGTGGATGTAAAGAACAAAAaggtaaaaaggaaaaaaacaacaaaatcctATTAACACACCAACTTATTGCACTTAATCAAAGTTATTCCAAAGCAGAACATGTGGTGGTAAATTAAGGAGTGAGCGGTAAAGTAGAAAAAGAGACTTAAACATTAACAATAATaccaatatatataaaatgtgttaataaaaAGGGCCAGGTTACGAGTCAGATAAGTTTGTTCTATGTACACATCTATTCTAAAACATCTACAACTCCATTATAAGCCCTAAAGGTATCCAGAGAGTACAAATGGTGTGACTATTATGAGGtgaaaccatagactgtattgGTTTTAAGGTTTTTAAATAGATCCtatgcttgtgtttgttatATATGTAATAAACATCTATTTACAGGTTATTTGACCCGTTTATATGTCACTACACTGTCATACTGAATGTCTTGTAGTCTCCTGAGTTTCTACGTAGGCTGTTTCAAGACACGCATGTATTTGTCCTGTGAACCAGTTGGGCAGGGTGAATGAGCTCCTCATCAAGCCTGACCTCTCCGACATGacggaggaaaaggaggaggaggatgtggtgGAGGAGAGCATTGAGGAGGAGAATGGATCAGGAGCCGAGTGCGTCTCCACATCCGCAAACCTCGAGGCAGCTTTAAACCAGGTGATAATGTCTCTCTCAAATAAGACTTATAGTCTTATAGTAATTAGCAACACACTGGGAATAcaatattcaattttttttctttctatctgaACGTTTGATTTCCTCTGCAGTTTCACCTACAGCTGACAAACGAGGTGAACAGTGCGGGCGCAGGCAcgtcggtgtgtttgtgtacagacGGGCAGCTTCACATCCGCCAAGTGATTCACCCCGAGGCCGCCAGCAAGGTGAGCGGGCTGGGTGGGTGCTCCCTCGCTGCAGCCACAAAGTGTTGTGTCAGCGCTGTGCTCCTGGTTGAACGTAATCCTATGGTGAAAGTTGAGAGACGGTCTCGCAAACCTGTCTAATGACACACGCCCATGCACATACCTTCCTCGTTCACTCTGTGGCAAAAGCACCGGCGTGCAGGGACTCTGATGAAATTCTCACACACGTCTTCAAAACCGTGGTGTTGCGCAGACGACTCAAGCCGCTTGTGCAAACACCAATATAAGTGCAATAAAACGGCAGCTGCCACATGTTCACATCCTTTCATTTGATTTCCTCCCTCTCAAGAACATCCTGGTGCCCGACTGTTTCTACTCGTTCTTCGACCTGCGGAAAGAGTTCAAGAAGCACTTCCCCTCATCTGACCTCAAGGCTTCGAATGTACACATCATGGCAGAATGTATCCTTCATTACTGTCAACATGTGAACTGTGTGTATTTGGTGTGCGAgtgactttttaaacttttatttttactctgttgaaagttgtttatttaatgCTTAACTCTTGGTATTTTggattgtttttcatattaGTTCTTTGTGTGTTACATGCTCTCATGTGCACATATTACGCtcgaaaacacacaacacacgcatTAGAGGTTTATAAGGCACGGGGTGTTGGCTGCAGGACTAGAGGTTTTGAAATGCAAATAGGGAAACAATGGCTGCACCTTACAGAGTGTTCAGTGAAACAGTGTGTTTAGCCAACAGAGAAAACCCCACACACCCACTGGAACAGGAAAACTAAcatctcactgtgtgtgggtgtgtgtcttgCCTGCTACAGTTTCTCTTTGTGCTctttagttttttccccattgGTTTCTCCTACACgcataaaaccaaaaccacaTATACGTGTGTgacctgtttttattattttgactgCTCCTTGTTTACATCCCTTGACCGAGTCCCCCTCAGCTCTTAGTTTACCTGTTGATGTGCCCCCCATGTGGGACACCTCAGCCCCCCCGGACACCTCAGCCGCCCTGGACACCTCAGCCGCCCTGGACACCTCAGCCACCCTGGACACCTCAGCCACCCTGGACACCTCAGCCACCCCGGACCCCTCAGCCATATTGTCTGCAGAGGCAGCCGTACAGCAGGTCCAGATGATGGCCAGCATCGTCCTTGCACTGCTCTCTGAGCCATTCGGTGAGTAcatttaattattgattttacACAATGTGTTAGTCTGACAAAGGGATGTATTGTGTGTTTACAAGTAGGATCAGAGTAGTACACTACTTCAGAAAACTAATTGGCAGCTAATGTGGAAATTTAATAATTTTCAAGTAAAAATCCAAAATATTTAATGATCTCTTTAGTgactttcctcttttttgtgTTATATAATTGTAATGGAATATACGTAACTGGATTATGAACGGTTGCTATAACAAAATCAAGACATGTTAATGTCATTATCTGGGAAATTGTGGTTTGGTGATATGTTTTGCTATTTTCTGACATGTGACAGGCCAAATCAATTTACCAGAATAATAATTAGAATTGCActcacctccgccaaggcccaatagtctaCTTAAATTCATGATGCTTAAAATTGACACACTTgtatagatatcagtcctcaaTATGCtggatttttttcatccagaCCCAGGACTTATTCCCTTCCCTATCTCGCAGTGTTAAATACAGCAAATACatattcctggatccatccAAGGGCCAGaaaatttaatgggtttttCCCTGAGCCATATCACatccaagtttcgtggaaaccCGTCCCGTAGTCTTTGTATAATCTTTTTGTGGAATAATCTTACCAAACTGTGTTGCTTTCCTATTACAGGTCACACATTTTCTAACTCGGAGAGAGTTAATGAGAAGTTTGAGACTGGAACCTGGTGAGTACATTTAGCTCAATATGAATATTCTTGTTGTTCTCTGCCTCTGAAACCAACTCCATGTCCACTCCTGCtgtgctaatgtgtgtgtgtgtgtgcagcagtaaGATGGAGAAAGTGTGCGACAACACAGTGATCAGAGCCAGAGGGTTGCCATGGCAGTCCTCTGATCAGGATATTGCTCGATTCTTCAGAGGACTCAACATTGCCAAGTACGTTGTTGTTGGTTTATTAAAGGCGACTCTCATGTATACAGGCTTATATATGGATTGTTCATATTTCCTCATCGTATATGGGACGTGTCCATTGCTGTTGACTTAAGGTTTACAGAGTGCTATAAGGCTCTATATGTTGTGTTGTACAGAGGAGGGGCTGCACTGTGTCTGAACGCTcaggggaggaggaacggaGAAGCTCTGGTTCGTTTTGTCAGTGAAGAACACAGAGACCTggctctgcagagacacaaacaccatATGGGCAACAGATACATAGAGGTAACCTGTCTGAACCCATCTAGACATTgcaaataaagacaatttacaCCACACCACCTAGATTTAGTTTAGTTACCTAAATGTTTTCCCTTCATATACCTGATGATGATAATCATTCTTTACCAACTCCTTTCCTGGCAGGTTTACAAAGCAACAGGAGAGGATTTCCTGAAGATAGCTGGAGGTGAGACAATAAAACATTGGACAGCTAACAACACCTGACATATAATTTATTACCAGCAGTAACCTGGGTATAAATTAAAACTCTGCATGAGCTCACATCTATTAGGTTTCTTGTTCTGGTTTTTGTACAAAATGTACAGTTGTTACAATTAATAGATTCCAACAGGAAGGACATGCTCTGGTTTGAAGATGCCAGGTTCACTTCACCATATTGACCAACTCACTCAGGCAACCACATTACCCAGACTTATTGTTGCATGTACAGTGTGATCATCTTATCTTCTTGTGGTTAAGTGGGTGTGTCTgtatccttgtgtgtgtgtgtgccaggtaCCTCCAATGAGGTAGCAATGTTCCTGTCCCGTGAGGACCAGATCATAGTGAGGATGCGGGGTCTTCCATTCATCGCCACACACGAGCAGGTGCTCGCCTTCTTCTCCCCAGGAGACGGCATTAAAGAGACGTGTCCGGTCAGTGGAGGCAGGGATGGTATCCTATTTGTTCACTACCCAGATGGTCGTCCCACTGGCGATGCGTTTGTCTTGTTTGCCTGCGAGGAACACGCCCAGTGTGCTCTGAGGAAACACAAGGAAATCCTGGGGAGAAGATACATTGAGCTGTTTAAGAGCACGGCAGCAGAGGTCCAACAGGTACGTCAGGGTGTTTGCCTGAATGTGGGTGTGCTCCTTTCTACAGTGTACCGCAAAGTGGATtcgtgtttgtgtttagttttacATTGACAAACGTTTTCTATATTTGCTTCATCATTTTCGGATTAAGGTTTGTTGATCTGATTCgtttttatcttgtttgtcttttgagGACAGAAaagtttgtgtgcacacagctTAGAATAACAATGTGTGGGTGTGctccttctctccacagtcagtTGTAGGAATTATTATTGGTTTAGAGCTTAAGGGTGGGAACCTGCATAACGAGATGGATTGCaactgtttctttctttctccgtCTTCCACCGCTCCTTTCTCGTGTGCTGAACACATGGACTCATTTTCTTATCTGGGCTAACTGATCAGTGTACGCCCACAGACATATCTATGCAGATGCCTTTTCTCAAGCTTCTATGTATGGCGGACTAAGTGGCTTTATTGGTCCTCTCCAGAAATGCAAACATGCGGGTGTCGTGCTGGCAACAAGCCAATTCCCGTCTGACACTGAAACGCCTTTAAACACAGTGTGCCCAAGTCTTTGTTGTGCACAAGATGTGTGTTGAAAGGTGACTTGCTTGTGCCTTTTTTAACCATACATAAGCGTGTATCATAATGCGTAGGTGAATATTTTGGAATAAGAGGAAAAAGGGCATCTAGCACTTTCTGTTCCATTGACAGTCTTGGCCTCAGGCAGTGtatgttatttttaaactgtgtgtgtgtgtgttttaggtgTTGAACCGGTACTCATCGGCCCCTCTGATCTCTGTGGCCCCTGCCCCCTTGGTGTCAGTTCTACCTTCGgtgtctcttcttcctcctccgggTGGTTTGAGGGACTGTCTGAGGCTGAGGGGGCTGCCTTACACAGCGAGCATAGAGGACATCCTCACCTTCCTGGGCGAGTTTACACACGACATCAGACCACATGGTGTGCACATGGTCCTCAACCAGCAGGTACATGCAAAAACCACACTGACACACCCATAGGCTTCTTCTTCTGACGCAATGTTGCAATAATTTTTTCCGACCGTGCCTGTTTCCAGGGCCGTCCGTCAGGCGACTGCTTCATCCAGATGACCTCGGCAGAGCGAGCACTTCAGGCCTCACAGCGGCTCCACAAGCATGTGATGTCCAGCCAGCGAGGGGCGAACAGCCGCTACGTGGAGGTGTTCCCCTGCAGCGCAGAGGAGATGGGCCTGGTGCTGATGGGAggctcgctctcacacacacttacacacacacacaaccggaGCAGGAGTGGGACAGGGCTCAGCCCGCCGCCATGTAAGTCCAGACGTAAGTGCTGCTGGGAGCTCGGGGTGCTTCGGGACTGCAGGGTAGGTGGGCTCCTGCCGTGGGGGCAGGGTTGCTGGGTTTTCTCTAATCTAGTACTGTGGGAGGATGAGGACATCTGGTCTAACGAGGAGGattcaaatctgtgtgtgagaaactttgtgttggtgtgtgtgtgtgtgtgttggtgagagTGTGGAACGTCTTTAGTGATTAGTGTGATTAAATCATAAATTTGCATGCACTGAGAAACTTCACATGGTACCTGTTTATTCTGCACTTCACACACTGATTAAATCTTGTAGttcatctctgcagcagcatgttTGTTACTTGTTTTACTCCCTAACCAATGCTCGAGTAATTTGTTAACATCTGAAACGGTTGGAAAAGTGTAAGCAAGACATCTTCAGTCTCATCTATTCTACATTATGGCAAAATGGCTTACAACTGTCCAGTCTGATCAGATTAGTAGTGGTGGTTGTGGGAATTAGCATCAATAGACTGACTCCTCTGCTTGTCCAATCAGGAGCTGTGGGAAAGGTGGGTAGAGCTGAACGCTGGTGCATAGATGTGTAGATGAAGTCCTTCACTGTAAATGTGCACTCGTGCACCTGTAGTTTTCAAAGCAAGGTACATTTAATAATAGGTTGAATGAAAAAGATACAGAACAGTGATTCAAGGCCAGACATGGCTGGTAGTGAGGCCAGGTTAAAATGAGGGTAGATACACGTTCGACAgcaaatgacacaaacaaactgagccTGTGGCAGGAAGAATATTATGAGGATGATAACAAGAAGCCTAAAAGGACATGGAGCATATATTATATTGCAGTATGCAAGTATGTGTATATTCACAACCACTTCAGGGATCTTCGCAATGTCTTAATACACTGAGGGGACCGATTCAACTTTGGTTTGCTTAAAAAGAATGTAGAGCTATGCCGAGGAGACTAACGACAAACTTCTAAAGCCTGATTTACTGGTTCACTGATGCAAATTTGCATATCTATTATTGTCGTTTATGTGCAGATGtgaaaacagaataaacaaggcataaaagatgtgcatttatgatttaatttaatgtaaaaaaatgtttattttcttcaagtTCTGTACATTtggatttatttgtcttttcattttatttatacatttgtattaTAATCATATATAATTTATGATGACATCTTAGAGTTGCACTAATTTAAAGAATACATACAATATTTTACCTCCTAATATCGGTATTGGTATTGGCTCCAGAAATCCAAAGGAATTCACACTTGAAAACTGCTCACCTGGCaaccaaatattaaaataaagccACAGTTTAGTTTAACGTGCTGCACAAAGAAGCCTTcgctctgtcacacacactgaactgtaCATGTGTCAGGTGTTGAGTCTTTATTACTGCGGCCATTGTTTGCAAGTTTGCATGAGCGTCTCGTTCTGAAGCAAACAATGACCAGACCTCACCATCGTGACTCTGTGCacttgtgttgctgtttgtgtgcgtctttgTGTTTCTAAGTCGTgcgtctctccctctgctctctcctccccaGGTCTATCGCCTCCATCGTACGCCTTCAGTCCTGCGCCATCCGTCTTCCCTTCAGAGGCCGCCGCTGGCCTCTACCCTCCCATTGGTCAGGTGTTGCTGGCCCCTCGCCACCTGCCACCAGGACACGCCTACTACCCCAACACAGCTCAGCTATACATGAACTACACAGCGTACTACCCCAGGTAACCAGCGATTATTAAAAGATGAACAGAGACGGACACATGCTGACATTCATGCTAACTACCTGATTCTTCATTCTAGTGACTTTGTTCTTTGACTCTGGACATCTTAAAAA encodes the following:
- the esrp1 gene encoding epithelial splicing regulatory protein 1 isoform X5 → MTAQVDYLVVAFAATSGASGDLLGSDEKELVQLVWQLVDVKNKKLGRVNELLIKPDLSDMTEEKEEEDVVEESIEEENGSGAECVSTSANLEAALNQFHLQLTNEVNSAGAGTSVCLCTDGQLHIRQVIHPEAASKNILVPDCFYSFFDLRKEFKKHFPSSDLKASNVHIMAESLSLPVDVPPMWDTSAPPDTSAALDTSAALDTSATLDTSATLDTSATPDPSAILSAEAAVQQVQMMASIVLALLSEPFGHTFSNSERVNEKFETGTCSKMEKVCDNTVIRARGLPWQSSDQDIARFFRGLNIAKGGAALCLNAQGRRNGEALVRFVSEEHRDLALQRHKHHMGNRYIEVYKATGEDFLKIAGGTSNEVAMFLSREDQIIVRMRGLPFIATHEQVLAFFSPGDGIKETCPVSGGRDGILFVHYPDGRPTGDAFVLFACEEHAQCALRKHKEILGRRYIELFKSTAAEVQQVLNRYSSAPLISVAPAPLVSVLPSVSLLPPPGGLRDCLRLRGLPYTASIEDILTFLGEFTHDIRPHGVHMVLNQQGRPSGDCFIQMTSAERALQASQRLHKHVMSSQRGANSRYVEVFPCSAEEMGLVLMGGSLSHTLTHTHNRSRSGTGLSPPPCLSPPSYAFSPAPSVFPSEAAAGLYPPIGQVLLAPRHLPPGHAYYPNTAQLYMNYTAYYPSPPGSPTTLGFFPSPSSMSSQGGLMRMPGLPYGSNGVKELINAVQGYQYAPEDALLHAHGALHAHDPARTLLTQPKEWVCI
- the esrp1 gene encoding epithelial splicing regulatory protein 1 isoform X1; amino-acid sequence: MTAQVDYLVVAFAATSGASGDLLGSDEKELVQLVWQLVDVKNKKLGRVNELLIKPDLSDMTEEKEEEDVVEESIEEENGSGAECVSTSANLEAALNQFHLQLTNEVNSAGAGTSVCLCTDGQLHIRQVIHPEAASKNILVPDCFYSFFDLRKEFKKHFPSSDLKASNVHIMAESLSLPVDVPPMWDTSAPPDTSAALDTSAALDTSATLDTSATLDTSATPDPSAILSAEAAVQQVQMMASIVLALLSEPFGHTFSNSERVNEKFETGTCSKMEKVCDNTVIRARGLPWQSSDQDIARFFRGLNIAKGGAALCLNAQGRRNGEALVRFVSEEHRDLALQRHKHHMGNRYIEVYKATGEDFLKIAGGTSNEVAMFLSREDQIIVRMRGLPFIATHEQVLAFFSPGDGIKETCPVSGGRDGILFVHYPDGRPTGDAFVLFACEEHAQCALRKHKEILGRRYIELFKSTAAEVQQVLNRYSSAPLISVAPAPLVSVLPSVSLLPPPGGLRDCLRLRGLPYTASIEDILTFLGEFTHDIRPHGVHMVLNQQGRPSGDCFIQMTSAERALQASQRLHKHVMSSQRGANSRYVEVFPCSAEEMGLVLMGGSLSHTLTHTHNRSRSGTGLSPPPCKSRRLSPPSYAFSPAPSVFPSEAAAGLYPPIGQVLLAPRHLPPGHAYYPNTAQLYMNYTAYYPSPPGSPTTLGFFPSPSSMSSQGGLMRMPGLPYGSNGVKELINAVQGYQYAPEDALLHAHGALHAHDPARTLLTQPKEWSPLESISLLNSSLIGQSSGGDAALMSLPALMSKPAGQYLDLTLL
- the esrp1 gene encoding epithelial splicing regulatory protein 1 isoform X2, with translation MTAQVDYLVVAFAATSGASGDLLGSDEKELVQLVWQLVDVKNKKLGRVNELLIKPDLSDMTEEKEEEDVVEESIEEENGSGAECVSTSANLEAALNQFHLQLTNEVNSAGAGTSVCLCTDGQLHIRQVIHPEAASKNILVPDCFYSFFDLRKEFKKHFPSSDLKASNVHIMAESLSLPVDVPPMWDTSAPPDTSAALDTSAALDTSATLDTSATLDTSATPDPSAILSAEAAVQQVQMMASIVLALLSEPFGHTFSNSERVNEKFETGTCSKMEKVCDNTVIRARGLPWQSSDQDIARFFRGLNIAKGGAALCLNAQGRRNGEALVRFVSEEHRDLALQRHKHHMGNRYIEVYKATGEDFLKIAGGTSNEVAMFLSREDQIIVRMRGLPFIATHEQVLAFFSPGDGIKETCPVSGGRDGILFVHYPDGRPTGDAFVLFACEEHAQCALRKHKEILGRRYIELFKSTAAEVQQVLNRYSSAPLISVAPAPLVSVLPSVSLLPPPGGLRDCLRLRGLPYTASIEDILTFLGEFTHDIRPHGVHMVLNQQGRPSGDCFIQMTSAERALQASQRLHKHVMSSQRGANSRYVEVFPCSAEEMGLVLMGGSLSHTLTHTHNRSRSGTGLSPPPCLSPPSYAFSPAPSVFPSEAAAGLYPPIGQVLLAPRHLPPGHAYYPNTAQLYMNYTAYYPSPPGSPTTLGFFPSPSSMSSQGGLMRMPGLPYGSNGVKELINAVQGYQYAPEDALLHAHGALHAHDPARTLLTQPKEWSPLESISLLNSSLIGQSSGGDAALMSLPALMSKPAGQYLDLTLL
- the esrp1 gene encoding epithelial splicing regulatory protein 1 isoform X4, with translation MTAQVDYLVVAFAATSGASGDLLGSDEKELVQLVWQLVDVKNKKLGRVNELLIKPDLSDMTEEKEEEDVVEESIEEENGSGAECVSTSANLEAALNQFHLQLTNEVNSAGAGTSVCLCTDGQLHIRQVIHPEAASKNILVPDCFYSFFDLRKEFKKHFPSSDLKASNVHIMAESLSLPVDVPPMWDTSAPPDTSAALDTSAALDTSATLDTSATLDTSATPDPSAILSAEAAVQQVQMMASIVLALLSEPFGHTFSNSERVNEKFETGTCSKMEKVCDNTVIRARGLPWQSSDQDIARFFRGLNIAKGGAALCLNAQGRRNGEALVRFVSEEHRDLALQRHKHHMGNRYIEVYKATGEDFLKIAGGTSNEVAMFLSREDQIIVRMRGLPFIATHEQVLAFFSPGDGIKETCPVSGGRDGILFVHYPDGRPTGDAFVLFACEEHAQCALRKHKEILGRRYIELFKSTAAEVQQVLNRYSSAPLISVAPAPLVSVLPSVSLLPPPGGLRDCLRLRGLPYTASIEDILTFLGEFTHDIRPHGVHMVLNQQGRPSGDCFIQMTSAERALQASQRLHKHVMSSQRGANSRYVEVFPCSAEEMGLVLMGGSLSHTLTHTHNRSRSGTGLSPPPCKSRRLSPPSYAFSPAPSVFPSEAAAGLYPPIGQVLLAPRHLPPGHAYYPNTAQLYMNYTAYYPSPPGSPTTLGFFPSPSSMSSQGGLMRMPGLPYGSNGVKELINAVQGYQYAPEDALLHAHGALHAHDPARTLLTQPKEWVCI